In Brachyhypopomus gauderio isolate BG-103 chromosome 11, BGAUD_0.2, whole genome shotgun sequence, a single genomic region encodes these proteins:
- the rraga gene encoding ras-related GTP-binding protein A: MSSTAMKKKVLLMGKSGSGKTSMRSIIFANYIARDTRRLGATIDVEHSHVRFLGNLVLNLWDCGGQDTFMENYFTSQRDNIFRNVEVLIYVFDVESRELEKDMHYYQSCLEAILQNSPDAKIFCLVHKMDLVQEDQRDLIFKEREEDLKRLSRPLACTCFRTSIWDETLYKAWSSIVYQLIPNVQQLESNLRNFAQIIEADEVLLFERATFLVISHYQCKEQRDAHRFEKISNIIKQFKLSCSKLAASFQSMEVRNSNFAAFIDVFTSNTYVMVIMSDPSIPSAATLINIRNARKHFEKLERVDGPKHSLHMRMR, from the exons ATGTCAAGTACAGCCATGAAGAAAAAG GTACTGTTGATGGGAAAGAGTGGGTCGGGGAAGACCAGCATGAGGTCAATCATTTTTGCGAATTATATCGCCAGAGACACTCGCCGACTGGGAGCCACAA TTGACGTGGAGCACTCTCATGTGCGTTTCCTGGGCAATCTGGTGCTGAACCTGTGGGACTGTGGAGG ACAGGACACTTTCATGGAAAACTACTTCACCAGTCAGAGAGATAATATCTTCCGCAACGTGGAGGTGCTGATCTACGTGTTTGATGTGGAGAGCCGTGAGCTGGAGAAAGACATGCATTACTACCAGTCCTGTTTGGAAGCTATCCTTCAGAATTCACCTGACGCAAAGATCTTTTGTCTAGTTCACAAAATGGACCTGGTTCAGGAGGATCAGAGAGACCTG ATCTTTAAGGAGCGTGAGGAGGACCTGAAAAGACTGTCCCGCCCTCTGGCATGCACCTGTTTCAGAACCTCTATTTGGGACGAGACGCTTTATAAG GCGTGGTCCAGTATCGTCTACCAGCTCATCCCCAACGTACAGCAGCTGGAGTCAAACTTGCGCAACTTTGCCCAGATCATAGAGGCGGACGAGGTCCTGCTCTTTGAACGAGCTACTTTCTTG GTGATCTCACACTACCAGTGCAAGGAGCAGCGAGATGCCCATCGCTTTGAGAAGATCAGCAACATTATTaaacagttcaaactgagcTGCAG CAAGCTGGCCGCCTCCTTCCAGAGCATGGAAGTGCGCAACTCCAACTTTGCTGCCTTCATTGATGTCTTCACATCCAATACCTACGTGATGGTGATCATGTCCGATCCTTCAATAC caTCTGCAGCCACCCTCATCAACATTCGCAATGCCAGGAAGCATTTTGAGAAGTTGGAGAGAGTGGACGGCCCCAAGCACAGCTTACACATGCGCATGCGCTAG
- the LOC143527474 gene encoding fibronectin type-III domain-containing protein 3a-like isoform X2, producing the protein MMTDQHLPLLEATPMLAEVPFLPPVLNGDAMQQMILVQVNPGETFTIRTEDGHFQCITGPAQVPMVSPNGTMPPIFVPPGYVSQVVEENGVRKVLILPHSLEFQPSLGPFPQYGPLYGPPHPALLHHPQLYHADLCPRYVHQLPTFPVYTEQDVMCHNMSVPVCEERSVKVQEQMQRRLKGGYGGGYGGGASASPHVHSGPGPFTKGAQAAVANGLGKGRTGSAPSPTPPRLKHSGRTRSTPPTDCDIKDPEEEVRRVWGLLSTVCKPTVGGVTSHSAVLSWRPPVAVATDGEARSTTCAHTGLLLSYELALSQSGTDGDFTPVYQGKDTTCTVEDLRPATPYYARVCVACSSVKGTPSETAAFTTLCGVPDVPAVPRLVHRTTTSVTLQWRSPNDNGAKITAFHLEYHEGDQSAFKEVYSGLAKQYKVMRLTPSTKYAFRLAAKNDVGMSAFSTVVNCCTVACIASPPAPPSAARLTEAGTTWLSLEWSAACGPTSQDTLSYILEMEDMGGSSCGFQMKHKGEEPSCTVRELRRFTTYRFRVVASSSEGHSQPSVAVEYRTQAEQPGQPGRPVLHGPAEAHRLHAGWEAPEDDGGAPVTAYVLELSHSGDEWDVVYHGPLRQHVCEDLREGTWYKLRVYCRSQGGRSEVSESLSVKTAPLPPGPCQALRVTGGATSSQIPLSWAPPAWDGGAPVSQYCVEMAQSAETSQEQVFQGTETHCTVGQLLPGTTYLFWVKASNSAGWGAPSEMCPASTTPGVPEQCSPPHLVLTTPTSVLATWESPACSGEEECGFVLAWGAGEDALEVLYSGPSTQQEVPDLRPATDYYCRVQAVNAVGAGLFSKVAMITTPASVPAAVERVEQVWGEPLGVATAATSLALRWEEPQCHGAEITGYNIDFGEQLPLCVDRTNFHILENLQPDTTYRIRVGAVNAVGAGPFGSALKLRTAATPPEPPLLECVVAGPQSLKLRWGEGPSRPPNSRNTHYSLHMLAAADRPVCIYSGPCRTFKVQRLCEATAYQFSIQAHGESGPGPLSPPYTFSTTRSPPPQLRALKVEPAEWNKHVVTWETVQPMRGDPVVYALQLLRGREVEQLYKGSATSYTWVAPVGGGACRLRVCAARRAQDGSELWGPWSLVTPVPVAEVPKEAPPPGDCPLPHTERGWLLADEPFATALLLGFVVMAVLFAVLLQYLVIERQ; encoded by the exons ATGATCTTGGTCCAGGTGAATCCAGGAGAGACATTCACTATACGTACAGAAGATGGCCACTTTCAGTGCATTACAG GTCCAGCACAGGTGCCCATGGTCTCTCCTAATGGAACCATGCCTCCTATTTTTGTGCCTCCAGGTTACGTTTCTCAG gtggtggaggagaacgGCGTCCGCAAAGTGCTGATTCTGCCCCACAGTCTGGAGTTCCAGCCCTCCCTGGGCCCCTTCCCGCAGTACGGGCCGCTCTAcggccccccccaccccgccctGCTGCATCACCCGCAGCTCTACCACGCCGACCTCTGCCCCCGCTACGTCCACCAGCTACCCACCTTCCCTGTCTACACTGAGCAGG atGTGATGTGCCATAATATGTCGGTGCCCGTCTGTGAGGAGCGTTCGGTGAAAGTGCAGGAGCAGATGCAGCGGAGGTTAAAGGGCGGGTACGGGGGCGGGTACGGGGGCGGGGCCAGTGCATCCCCACACGTCCACAGTGGACCTGGACCGTTCACTAAAGGGGCCCAGGCAGCTGTAGCCAACGGCCTCGGCAAGGGCCgcacaggctccgccccctcacccacacccccacgaCTGAAGCACTCTGGCAGGACCAGATCCACACCCCCGACAGACTGTGACATTAAAG ACCCGGAAGAGGAAgtgaggcgtgtgtgggggCTGCTGTCCACCGTATGCAAACCAACA gtgggcggagtcacgtcCCACTCGGCGGTCCTGTCCTGGCGGCCGCCGGTTGCCGTGGCGACAGACGGGGAGGCGCGGTCGACCACTTGCGCTCACACTGGCTTGCTGCTCAGCTACGAGCTGGCCTTGTCTCAGAGCGGCACAGACGGAGACTTCACGCCCGTCTACCA AGGGAAGGACACTACCTGTACAGTGGAAGACCTCAGACCAGCCACGCCCTATTACGCCAG ggtgtgtgtggctTGCAGCTCAGTGAAGGGAACCCCCTCGGAGACGGCTGCTTTCACCACGCTGTGCGGAGTCCCGGACGTCCCTGCTGTCCCTCGCCTCGTCCATCGGACCACGACCTCCGTCACTCTTCAGTGGAGG TCACCCAACGACAACGGCGCCAAAATCACTGCGTTTCACCTGGAATACCATGAG GGAGATCAAAGTGCATTTAAAGAGGTTTACAGTGGCCTTGCCAAGCAGTACAAAGTCATGAGACTCACGCCTTCAACAAAATACGCCTTCCGACTTGCTGCTAAGAACGATGTAGGAATGAG TGCCTTCAGTACTGTTGTGAACTGCTGCACGGTGGCCTGCATTGCCTCTCCCCCTGCGCCCCCATCCGCCGCCCGGCTTACGGAGGCAGGAACGACGTGGCTGAGTCTGGAGTGGAGCGCCGCCTGTGGGCCAACCAGCCAAGACACACTTTCGTACATTCTGGAGATGGAGGATATGGGTGGATCG AGCTGTGGCTTTCAGATGAAGCACAAAGGGGAGGAGCCGTCGTGCACGGTGAGGGAGCTGAGGAGGTTCACAACCTACCGATTCAGG gtggtggcgTCCAGCTCAGAAGGTCACAGCCAGCCCAGCGTGGCGGTGGAGTACAGGACCCAGGCGGAGCAGCCTGGCCAGCCGGGCCGGCCAGTCCTGCACGGTCCCGCCGAGGCACACAGGCTGCACGCCGGCTGGG AGGCCCCAGAGGATGATGGGGGCGCCCCAGTCACTGCCTATGTACTGGAACTTAGTCACAGTG gagatgaGTGGGACGTGGTGTACCATGGGCCTCTCAGACAACACGTATGTGAGGACTTGCGGGAAGGAACATGGTACAAGCTGCGGGTGTACTGCCGTAGTCagggagggaggagtgag GTATCCGAGAGCCTGTCTGTCAAGACGGCACCTCTGCCTCCTGGACCGTGCCAAGCCCTGCGTGTGACGGGGGGGGCCACGTCCTCACAGATCCCTCTCTCATGGG CTCCACCAGCATGGGATGGTGGTGCACCAGTGTCCCAGTACTGCGTAGAGATGGCCCAGTCAGCCGAGACGTCTCAGGAGCAGGTGTTCCAGGGCACGGAGACCCACTGCACTGTGGGCCAGCTGCTGCCTGGCACAACCTACCTGTTCTGGGTGAAAGCCTCCAACTCCGCAGGG TGGGGTGCTCCATCAGAAATGTGCCCAGCCAGCACAACACCTGGTGTCCCGGAGCAGTGCAGCCCCCCCCATCTGGTGCTGACCACGCCCACCAGTGTCCTGGCTACCTGGGAG AGCCCGGCGTGCAGCGGGGAGGAGGAGTGCGGGTTCGTGCTGGCGTGGGGGGCGGGGGAGGACGCTCTGGAGGTGCTGTACTCCGGCCCCTCCACCCAGCAGGAGGTGCCTGACCTGCGGCCGGCCACGGACTACTACTGCAGAGTCCAG GCGGTCAACGCTGTTGGGGCGGGCCTCTTCAGCAAGGTTGCCATGATAACAACCCCAGCCTCGGTCCCAGCCGCTGTAGAGCGAgtggagcaggtgtgggggGAGCCTCTGGGTGTTGCTACGGCTGCGACCTCTCTGGCTCTTCGGTGGGAGGAGCCTCAGTGCCACGGAGCAGAGATTACTGGCTATAATATAGACTTTGGGGAACAGCTCCCCCTATGTGTAGATAGGACCAACTTCCACATACTGGAAAATCTACAGCCAGACACCACATACAG GATACGAGTGGGCGCGGTGAACGCTGTGGGGGCCGGCCCCTTCGGCTCCGCCCTGAAGCTGAGGACGGCGGCCACGCCCCCGGAGCCGCcgctgctggagtgtgtggtggctgGCCCTCAGAGCCTGAAGCTGAGGTGGGGAGAGGGTCCCAGCCGGCCCCCGAACAGCCGCAACACACACTACTCTCTGCACATGCTGGCCGCAGCTGACAG GCCAGTCTGCATCTACAGCGGACCCTGCCGCACATTTAAAGTGCAGAGGCTATGTGAGGCCACCGCGTACCAGTTCAGCATCCAGGCTCACGGCGAGTCTGGCCCGgggcccctctctccaccctacaCCTTCAGCACCACCCGCTCACCCCCGCCGCAGCTCAGAG CCCTGAAGGTGGAGCCCGCCGAGTGGAACAAGCACGTGGTCACCTGGGAGACGGTTCAGCCAATGAGGGGAGACCCGGTGGTGTATGCCCTGCAGCTGCTGAGGGGGCGGGAAGTGGAGCAG cTTTACAAGGGCTCAGCGACATCGTACACGTGGGTGGCCCCGGTTGGGGGTGGAGCGTGTCGTCTGCGGGTCTGCGCTGCCCGTCGGGCCCAGGACGGCTCCGAGCTCTGGGGTCCATGGAGCCTCGTCACGCCTGTGCCCGTTGCCGAGGTGCCCAaagaggcccctccccctggtgactgtcccctcccacacactgaGAGGGGCTGGCTGCTCGCAGACGAGCCTTTCGCCACCGCGCTGCTCCTCGGCTTTGTGGTGATGGCCGTCCTCTTCGCAGTGCTGCTCCAGTACCTGGTCATCGAGAGGCAGTGA
- the LOC143527474 gene encoding fibronectin type-III domain-containing protein 3a-like isoform X1: MMTDQHLPLLEATPMLAEVPFLPPVLNGDAMQQMILVQVNPGETFTIRTEDGHFQCITGPAQVPMVSPNGTMPPIFVPPGYVSQVVEENGVRKVLILPHSLEFQPSLGPFPQYGPLYGPPHPALLHHPQLYHADLCPRYVHQLPTFPVYTEQDVMCHNMSVPVCEERSVKVQEQMQRRLKGGYGGGYGGGASASPHVHSGPGPFTKGAQAAVANGLGKGRTGSAPSPTPPRLKHSGRTRSTPPTDCDIKDPEEEVRRVWGLLSTVCKPTVGGVTSHSAVLSWRPPVAVATDGEARSTTCAHTGLLLSYELALSQSGTDGDFTPVYQGKDTTCTVEDLRPATPYYARVCVACSSVKGTPSETAAFTTLCGVPDVPAVPRLVHRTTTSVTLQWRSPNDNGAKITAFHLEYHEQGDQSAFKEVYSGLAKQYKVMRLTPSTKYAFRLAAKNDVGMSAFSTVVNCCTVACIASPPAPPSAARLTEAGTTWLSLEWSAACGPTSQDTLSYILEMEDMGGSSCGFQMKHKGEEPSCTVRELRRFTTYRFRVVASSSEGHSQPSVAVEYRTQAEQPGQPGRPVLHGPAEAHRLHAGWEAPEDDGGAPVTAYVLELSHSGDEWDVVYHGPLRQHVCEDLREGTWYKLRVYCRSQGGRSEVSESLSVKTAPLPPGPCQALRVTGGATSSQIPLSWAPPAWDGGAPVSQYCVEMAQSAETSQEQVFQGTETHCTVGQLLPGTTYLFWVKASNSAGWGAPSEMCPASTTPGVPEQCSPPHLVLTTPTSVLATWESPACSGEEECGFVLAWGAGEDALEVLYSGPSTQQEVPDLRPATDYYCRVQAVNAVGAGLFSKVAMITTPASVPAAVERVEQVWGEPLGVATAATSLALRWEEPQCHGAEITGYNIDFGEQLPLCVDRTNFHILENLQPDTTYRIRVGAVNAVGAGPFGSALKLRTAATPPEPPLLECVVAGPQSLKLRWGEGPSRPPNSRNTHYSLHMLAAADRPVCIYSGPCRTFKVQRLCEATAYQFSIQAHGESGPGPLSPPYTFSTTRSPPPQLRALKVEPAEWNKHVVTWETVQPMRGDPVVYALQLLRGREVEQLYKGSATSYTWVAPVGGGACRLRVCAARRAQDGSELWGPWSLVTPVPVAEVPKEAPPPGDCPLPHTERGWLLADEPFATALLLGFVVMAVLFAVLLQYLVIERQ, from the exons ATGATCTTGGTCCAGGTGAATCCAGGAGAGACATTCACTATACGTACAGAAGATGGCCACTTTCAGTGCATTACAG GTCCAGCACAGGTGCCCATGGTCTCTCCTAATGGAACCATGCCTCCTATTTTTGTGCCTCCAGGTTACGTTTCTCAG gtggtggaggagaacgGCGTCCGCAAAGTGCTGATTCTGCCCCACAGTCTGGAGTTCCAGCCCTCCCTGGGCCCCTTCCCGCAGTACGGGCCGCTCTAcggccccccccaccccgccctGCTGCATCACCCGCAGCTCTACCACGCCGACCTCTGCCCCCGCTACGTCCACCAGCTACCCACCTTCCCTGTCTACACTGAGCAGG atGTGATGTGCCATAATATGTCGGTGCCCGTCTGTGAGGAGCGTTCGGTGAAAGTGCAGGAGCAGATGCAGCGGAGGTTAAAGGGCGGGTACGGGGGCGGGTACGGGGGCGGGGCCAGTGCATCCCCACACGTCCACAGTGGACCTGGACCGTTCACTAAAGGGGCCCAGGCAGCTGTAGCCAACGGCCTCGGCAAGGGCCgcacaggctccgccccctcacccacacccccacgaCTGAAGCACTCTGGCAGGACCAGATCCACACCCCCGACAGACTGTGACATTAAAG ACCCGGAAGAGGAAgtgaggcgtgtgtgggggCTGCTGTCCACCGTATGCAAACCAACA gtgggcggagtcacgtcCCACTCGGCGGTCCTGTCCTGGCGGCCGCCGGTTGCCGTGGCGACAGACGGGGAGGCGCGGTCGACCACTTGCGCTCACACTGGCTTGCTGCTCAGCTACGAGCTGGCCTTGTCTCAGAGCGGCACAGACGGAGACTTCACGCCCGTCTACCA AGGGAAGGACACTACCTGTACAGTGGAAGACCTCAGACCAGCCACGCCCTATTACGCCAG ggtgtgtgtggctTGCAGCTCAGTGAAGGGAACCCCCTCGGAGACGGCTGCTTTCACCACGCTGTGCGGAGTCCCGGACGTCCCTGCTGTCCCTCGCCTCGTCCATCGGACCACGACCTCCGTCACTCTTCAGTGGAGG TCACCCAACGACAACGGCGCCAAAATCACTGCGTTTCACCTGGAATACCATGAG CAGGGAGATCAAAGTGCATTTAAAGAGGTTTACAGTGGCCTTGCCAAGCAGTACAAAGTCATGAGACTCACGCCTTCAACAAAATACGCCTTCCGACTTGCTGCTAAGAACGATGTAGGAATGAG TGCCTTCAGTACTGTTGTGAACTGCTGCACGGTGGCCTGCATTGCCTCTCCCCCTGCGCCCCCATCCGCCGCCCGGCTTACGGAGGCAGGAACGACGTGGCTGAGTCTGGAGTGGAGCGCCGCCTGTGGGCCAACCAGCCAAGACACACTTTCGTACATTCTGGAGATGGAGGATATGGGTGGATCG AGCTGTGGCTTTCAGATGAAGCACAAAGGGGAGGAGCCGTCGTGCACGGTGAGGGAGCTGAGGAGGTTCACAACCTACCGATTCAGG gtggtggcgTCCAGCTCAGAAGGTCACAGCCAGCCCAGCGTGGCGGTGGAGTACAGGACCCAGGCGGAGCAGCCTGGCCAGCCGGGCCGGCCAGTCCTGCACGGTCCCGCCGAGGCACACAGGCTGCACGCCGGCTGGG AGGCCCCAGAGGATGATGGGGGCGCCCCAGTCACTGCCTATGTACTGGAACTTAGTCACAGTG gagatgaGTGGGACGTGGTGTACCATGGGCCTCTCAGACAACACGTATGTGAGGACTTGCGGGAAGGAACATGGTACAAGCTGCGGGTGTACTGCCGTAGTCagggagggaggagtgag GTATCCGAGAGCCTGTCTGTCAAGACGGCACCTCTGCCTCCTGGACCGTGCCAAGCCCTGCGTGTGACGGGGGGGGCCACGTCCTCACAGATCCCTCTCTCATGGG CTCCACCAGCATGGGATGGTGGTGCACCAGTGTCCCAGTACTGCGTAGAGATGGCCCAGTCAGCCGAGACGTCTCAGGAGCAGGTGTTCCAGGGCACGGAGACCCACTGCACTGTGGGCCAGCTGCTGCCTGGCACAACCTACCTGTTCTGGGTGAAAGCCTCCAACTCCGCAGGG TGGGGTGCTCCATCAGAAATGTGCCCAGCCAGCACAACACCTGGTGTCCCGGAGCAGTGCAGCCCCCCCCATCTGGTGCTGACCACGCCCACCAGTGTCCTGGCTACCTGGGAG AGCCCGGCGTGCAGCGGGGAGGAGGAGTGCGGGTTCGTGCTGGCGTGGGGGGCGGGGGAGGACGCTCTGGAGGTGCTGTACTCCGGCCCCTCCACCCAGCAGGAGGTGCCTGACCTGCGGCCGGCCACGGACTACTACTGCAGAGTCCAG GCGGTCAACGCTGTTGGGGCGGGCCTCTTCAGCAAGGTTGCCATGATAACAACCCCAGCCTCGGTCCCAGCCGCTGTAGAGCGAgtggagcaggtgtgggggGAGCCTCTGGGTGTTGCTACGGCTGCGACCTCTCTGGCTCTTCGGTGGGAGGAGCCTCAGTGCCACGGAGCAGAGATTACTGGCTATAATATAGACTTTGGGGAACAGCTCCCCCTATGTGTAGATAGGACCAACTTCCACATACTGGAAAATCTACAGCCAGACACCACATACAG GATACGAGTGGGCGCGGTGAACGCTGTGGGGGCCGGCCCCTTCGGCTCCGCCCTGAAGCTGAGGACGGCGGCCACGCCCCCGGAGCCGCcgctgctggagtgtgtggtggctgGCCCTCAGAGCCTGAAGCTGAGGTGGGGAGAGGGTCCCAGCCGGCCCCCGAACAGCCGCAACACACACTACTCTCTGCACATGCTGGCCGCAGCTGACAG GCCAGTCTGCATCTACAGCGGACCCTGCCGCACATTTAAAGTGCAGAGGCTATGTGAGGCCACCGCGTACCAGTTCAGCATCCAGGCTCACGGCGAGTCTGGCCCGgggcccctctctccaccctacaCCTTCAGCACCACCCGCTCACCCCCGCCGCAGCTCAGAG CCCTGAAGGTGGAGCCCGCCGAGTGGAACAAGCACGTGGTCACCTGGGAGACGGTTCAGCCAATGAGGGGAGACCCGGTGGTGTATGCCCTGCAGCTGCTGAGGGGGCGGGAAGTGGAGCAG cTTTACAAGGGCTCAGCGACATCGTACACGTGGGTGGCCCCGGTTGGGGGTGGAGCGTGTCGTCTGCGGGTCTGCGCTGCCCGTCGGGCCCAGGACGGCTCCGAGCTCTGGGGTCCATGGAGCCTCGTCACGCCTGTGCCCGTTGCCGAGGTGCCCAaagaggcccctccccctggtgactgtcccctcccacacactgaGAGGGGCTGGCTGCTCGCAGACGAGCCTTTCGCCACCGCGCTGCTCCTCGGCTTTGTGGTGATGGCCGTCCTCTTCGCAGTGCTGCTCCAGTACCTGGTCATCGAGAGGCAGTGA